One region of Marivirga arenosa genomic DNA includes:
- the pgi gene encoding glucose-6-phosphate isomerase: MKYISPIQTSNWKKLDEHFQNVKDIHLKTLFEQEKGRFEKFTINTESLFIDYSKNKINSVTLDLLLQFAEEMKLKEEIEVMFSGDKINQTEKRAVLHTALRNFSGKAVYESGNDIMPLVEKVRKQMKDFSNKIHSGEWKGYTGKEIKHIVNIGIGGSDLGPVMVTEALKPYKVEDIESYFVSNVDATHIAEVLKKIDPETTLFLIASKTFTTQETMTNAHTARNWFLENGGNEPDIKKHFVALSTNKEGVEKFGIDPANMFEFWDWVGGRYSLWSAIGLSIALNIGYDNFEELLKGAHEMDNHFQSTPFEKNAPVILALIGLWYNNFFNAETEAILPYDQYLHRFAAYFQQGNMESNGKSVDRNGNPVNYQTGPIVWGEPGTNGQHAFYQLIHQGTKMIPCDFIAPANSHNPIGDHHQKLLANFFAQTEALMNGKTEKEARKELENKGLSSDEIEKLLPFKVFKGDNPTNSILLKKVTPKSLGSLIALYEHKIFVQGILWNIFSFDQWGVELGKQLAGLILPELDHDNPVIGHDASTNGLINEYKRMKDN, encoded by the coding sequence TCTTTATTTATAGATTATTCTAAAAATAAAATCAATTCAGTCACTTTAGATCTTTTACTTCAATTTGCAGAAGAGATGAAATTGAAAGAAGAGATTGAAGTAATGTTTTCAGGAGATAAAATTAATCAAACTGAGAAGCGAGCTGTGCTTCATACTGCTTTAAGAAATTTCTCTGGTAAAGCTGTTTATGAATCAGGAAATGATATAATGCCTCTAGTTGAGAAGGTTAGAAAGCAAATGAAGGATTTTAGTAATAAAATTCATTCTGGTGAGTGGAAAGGATATACAGGTAAAGAAATTAAGCATATTGTGAATATTGGAATTGGTGGTTCAGACTTAGGGCCTGTAATGGTAACCGAAGCTTTGAAACCTTATAAAGTTGAGGATATTGAAAGTTATTTCGTGTCCAATGTTGATGCTACTCACATTGCTGAAGTTCTGAAGAAAATAGATCCTGAAACCACCTTATTTTTAATAGCATCAAAGACCTTCACTACTCAGGAAACCATGACTAATGCACATACTGCTAGAAATTGGTTTCTTGAAAATGGAGGAAATGAACCTGATATTAAAAAACACTTTGTTGCATTAAGCACCAATAAGGAAGGGGTTGAAAAGTTTGGTATTGATCCTGCCAATATGTTCGAATTCTGGGACTGGGTTGGCGGTAGATACTCACTTTGGTCAGCCATAGGTCTGTCTATTGCCTTAAATATTGGCTATGATAATTTTGAAGAACTCCTTAAAGGAGCTCACGAAATGGATAATCATTTCCAAAGCACGCCATTTGAAAAAAATGCCCCTGTAATTTTGGCACTAATCGGATTATGGTATAATAATTTCTTCAATGCAGAAACTGAAGCTATTTTACCATATGATCAATATCTACATAGATTCGCTGCCTATTTCCAACAAGGAAATATGGAAAGTAATGGTAAATCAGTCGATAGAAATGGTAATCCAGTGAATTACCAAACAGGACCAATCGTTTGGGGTGAACCTGGAACGAATGGTCAGCATGCATTTTATCAATTGATTCATCAAGGTACCAAAATGATACCATGTGATTTTATTGCTCCGGCTAATTCTCATAATCCTATCGGAGATCATCATCAAAAACTTTTAGCTAATTTCTTTGCACAAACAGAAGCTTTAATGAATGGAAAAACCGAGAAAGAAGCCAGAAAGGAATTAGAGAATAAAGGCTTGAGTTCTGATGAAATTGAGAAATTATTGCCGTTCAAAGTATTTAAAGGAGATAACCCAACCAACTCTATTTTATTAAAAAAGGTGACACCTAAATCATTGGGTAGCCTAATTGCATTATATGAGCATAAAATATTTGTTCAAGGGATTTTATGGAATATATTTAGTTTTGATCAGTGGGGTGTTGAGCTAGGAAAACAATTAGCTGGACTTATTCTACCTGAATTAGATCATGACAACCCAGTAATTGGTCATGATGCTTCTACAAATGGGTTGATCAATGAATACAAAAGAATGAAAGACAATTAA
- a CDS encoding BaiN/RdsA family NAD(P)/FAD-dependent oxidoreductase, translating to MTKIVVIGAGAAGIFGAINIAAQNPEAEVIVLEKSSKLLSKVKISGGGRCNMTNVISEPKELIKNYPRGNKKLKKAFETFGTKSTIEWFESRGVKTKAEADGRMFPISDDSQTIIDCLLKECNKLGVQIKTKEGVKEIKPTAKGFIIHTNNSSYECDKILIATGGHNKIESFQWLEKLGHNISVPVPSLFTFNLPQSNITKLSGISVAEAEVKIATTKLSYTGPLLITHWGLSGPAVLKLSAFGARILNEKNYEYSVIINWVGFKNEAEVKNHLSKFQSENPKKKLFNSNPFDLPKRLWEYQLQECEIDEDLRWNNFSGKKLNKLVNNLIADLYEASGKTTFKEEFVTAGGVKLGDINMQTMESRKCPGVYFAGEVLDIDGITGGFNFQAAWTSSFLAANGITESLKTKKAS from the coding sequence TTGACTAAAATAGTTGTTATAGGAGCTGGTGCAGCAGGAATTTTTGGAGCAATTAATATTGCTGCTCAAAATCCTGAAGCAGAAGTTATAGTATTAGAAAAGTCATCAAAGCTTCTATCGAAAGTGAAAATTTCTGGAGGTGGAAGGTGTAATATGACTAATGTTATCTCTGAGCCTAAAGAGTTGATTAAGAATTACCCACGAGGTAATAAAAAGCTTAAAAAGGCTTTTGAAACCTTTGGCACAAAAAGTACTATTGAATGGTTTGAATCCAGAGGTGTGAAAACAAAAGCTGAAGCTGATGGCAGGATGTTTCCCATTTCGGATGACTCTCAAACAATTATTGATTGCCTTTTGAAAGAGTGCAATAAATTAGGCGTTCAAATTAAGACTAAAGAGGGCGTAAAGGAAATTAAGCCAACAGCTAAAGGATTCATTATTCATACTAATAATTCTAGCTATGAATGTGATAAAATATTAATAGCGACTGGGGGTCATAATAAGATAGAATCTTTTCAATGGCTAGAGAAGCTTGGGCATAATATTTCGGTACCTGTACCTTCCTTATTTACTTTTAATTTACCTCAATCAAATATCACTAAACTTTCAGGAATCAGTGTAGCTGAGGCAGAAGTAAAAATTGCCACAACTAAGCTCTCTTATACTGGTCCATTATTAATTACACATTGGGGACTAAGTGGCCCCGCTGTACTGAAATTATCCGCTTTTGGTGCCAGGATACTAAACGAAAAAAATTACGAATACTCTGTAATTATTAACTGGGTTGGATTTAAAAATGAAGCAGAAGTAAAAAATCATTTATCAAAATTTCAGTCAGAAAACCCTAAAAAGAAACTGTTTAATAGTAATCCTTTTGATCTTCCGAAACGGCTTTGGGAATACCAGTTGCAGGAATGTGAAATAGATGAGGATTTACGCTGGAATAACTTCTCAGGTAAAAAATTAAATAAATTGGTTAATAACCTGATTGCTGATTTATATGAAGCTTCTGGTAAAACTACTTTTAAGGAAGAATTTGTAACTGCTGGAGGTGTAAAGCTTGGGGATATCAATATGCAAACGATGGAAAGTAGAAAGTGCCCAGGTGTATATTTTGCGGGTGAAGTTTTAGATATTGATGGAATAACGGGTGGTTTCAATTTTCAAGCAGCCTGGACTAGTTCTTTTTTAGCAGCAAACGGAATTACAGAAAGTCTAAAAACTAAAAAAGCTTCCTAA